In Nitrospirota bacterium, the following are encoded in one genomic region:
- a CDS encoding universal stress protein, protein MKDKAIEVASYIARISGAKLVLLNVVEKWYRSEPMVTDSPEWTSIHEEWLDEGREILSSEAKKLVDSGFNNIETILSEGDAAHEIVAEAIKSRADLIVMATHRYSSAGKFFLGSITDRVTKKSPCPVLWVFG, encoded by the coding sequence TTGAAAGACAAGGCCATTGAAGTGGCGTCATATATAGCCAGAATATCAGGAGCAAAATTGGTATTGCTTAATGTAGTTGAAAAATGGTATCGTTCTGAGCCTATGGTTACCGATTCACCGGAATGGACATCCATTCATGAGGAGTGGCTGGATGAGGGTAGAGAAATCCTGAGTTCTGAGGCAAAAAAACTTGTTGATAGCGGGTTTAACAATATTGAGACTATTCTGAGCGAGGGAGATGCCGCTCACGAGATTGTTGCTGAGGCAATTAAGTCCAGGGCAGACCTGATTGTCATGGCAACGCATCGTTATTCATCAGCAGGAAAATTCTTTTTGGGTAGTATAACAGACAGGGTAACAAAGAAGTCTCCATGTCCGGTATTGTGGGTATTCGGTTGA
- a CDS encoding PAS domain S-box protein, translating into MLIISIMPLVAGLYLTYLDVSSALRNSIGVSFQEEANEIAHKIEMVIKGETVEVQRLTASADVRDAIKNASARRSELIHYIREFRSYDEKEVQGLLIVDRNADYIAGLNEGSRDNYRNEHWYNFAYNNGAGKIYVSDLNLDEKTGKYLMNIAAPVMDRGIAIGVVSVMYTVDGLLEIINNVRIGNTGHANLVDSKGTIIMCPIFPLKSHHINSDLVRLVTSVKPGWGVAKDDAHGGKGSIVGFAPVLSTLSPEAGWLDGNKWFVFLRQSPGEMYAPIYSLLARVTIFACVLVVFLALTAVYAAGDIVKPINELYRGVELIGQGKLDHRLYIKTDDEIEKLADEFNKMAEELKKTYTTLEERNRELETSEERYKDLVENSPEMIHSANAERYFVGVNKTELNTLGYTIEEMRNKKLEDIVPDEYKERIRKHLERVIKEGKSRVEIQFITSGGKKIDVEISATALYHPITGQFIKTRAFVRDITDRKRLERHLREYHEILEHRVSDRTKELSETKDYLENLLEGANDVIFTLNQDGIITYVNKKIEEWGYRKEELVGSSFLGILSKKHKGERLRRTLAEGIRQTYEVEIMDKVDKVNNAVLSISPLKTGDEHMAGVLVIANDITERNRLEQQVAQAEKMSAIGQLAAGIAHEINNPIGGIMNCLYNIRNKRLPQGRETMYLKSMEDGIQRVQRTVEQLLDFSQQHEPRLLAVDINGLVDDVMSLMSYAVIQRNIRLRKEFDSSLPKMMIDQHKIGQVVMNMLLNAVQAVKDEGEVVVRTFSEQNWCCITVSDNGGGIPSYILPRIFDPFFTTKDVGKGTGLGLAVSLGIVEKHSGRIEVRSEEGKGAVFTIKLPMKQT; encoded by the coding sequence ATGCTTATTATAAGCATTATGCCGCTTGTAGCCGGTCTTTATCTCACCTATCTCGATGTCAGCAGCGCCCTTCGAAATTCTATAGGGGTATCTTTTCAGGAAGAAGCTAATGAGATTGCCCATAAGATTGAGATGGTAATCAAGGGAGAGACAGTAGAGGTGCAGAGGCTTACGGCATCTGCAGATGTCAGGGATGCAATTAAAAATGCATCTGCACGCAGAAGTGAATTGATTCACTATATCAGGGAATTCAGAAGTTATGATGAAAAGGAGGTCCAGGGCCTCTTAATTGTTGACAGAAACGCTGATTATATTGCCGGTCTCAATGAAGGTTCACGCGATAATTACAGAAATGAGCACTGGTATAATTTTGCATATAATAATGGAGCAGGCAAGATTTATGTTAGCGACCTGAATTTGGATGAAAAGACTGGAAAGTATCTTATGAACATAGCAGCTCCGGTCATGGACCGCGGCATTGCTATTGGCGTCGTTTCCGTCATGTATACTGTAGACGGTCTCCTTGAAATTATAAATAATGTAAGGATCGGCAACACAGGTCATGCAAATCTTGTAGACTCAAAAGGTACTATAATTATGTGTCCGATATTTCCACTTAAAAGTCATCATATAAATAGCGACCTTGTGAGGCTTGTCACAAGTGTTAAGCCAGGATGGGGGGTTGCAAAGGACGATGCTCATGGTGGAAAAGGCTCCATTGTCGGTTTTGCCCCTGTCCTTTCCACACTAAGTCCGGAGGCAGGATGGCTTGATGGTAACAAGTGGTTTGTCTTTCTGAGGCAGAGCCCGGGTGAAATGTACGCCCCGATATACTCCCTTCTTGCAAGGGTCACAATATTTGCATGTGTTCTCGTAGTCTTTCTTGCCCTTACAGCAGTTTATGCAGCGGGAGATATTGTCAAGCCGATTAATGAACTTTATAGAGGTGTAGAGCTTATCGGACAGGGTAAACTGGATCATCGTCTTTATATCAAGACAGATGACGAGATTGAAAAGCTGGCCGATGAGTTCAATAAAATGGCAGAGGAGTTAAAAAAGACCTACACAACCCTTGAGGAAAGGAACAGAGAGCTTGAGACATCAGAAGAGAGGTATAAGGATTTAGTCGAAAATTCCCCTGAAATGATCCATTCTGCTAATGCAGAAAGATATTTTGTCGGGGTGAACAAGACAGAACTCAATACGCTTGGTTACACTATAGAAGAGATGCGCAACAAGAAGCTTGAAGATATAGTTCCTGATGAATATAAAGAACGGATTAGAAAACACCTGGAAAGGGTCATTAAAGAGGGTAAAAGCAGGGTTGAGATACAGTTCATTACCAGTGGTGGTAAAAAAATTGACGTTGAGATATCTGCTACTGCCCTCTACCATCCTATCACAGGCCAGTTTATCAAGACGAGGGCATTTGTCCGTGATATTACTGACAGAAAGAGGCTGGAGAGACATCTGCGGGAATATCATGAGATACTTGAGCATAGGGTGTCAGACAGGACTAAGGAGTTAAGCGAGACAAAGGATTATCTTGAAAACCTGCTGGAAGGGGCAAACGACGTAATCTTCACCCTTAATCAGGATGGTATTATTACCTATGTTAATAAGAAGATAGAGGAATGGGGTTACAGAAAGGAAGAGCTTGTAGGGAGCTCTTTTTTAGGTATTTTGTCGAAGAAGCATAAAGGGGAGAGATTACGAAGGACACTTGCTGAGGGGATCCGGCAGACGTATGAAGTTGAAATTATGGATAAGGTTGACAAGGTGAATAATGCCGTTCTGAGTATTTCGCCGCTAAAAACCGGAGATGAACATATGGCCGGTGTTCTGGTAATTGCAAATGATATTACCGAGAGAAACAGGCTTGAACAGCAGGTTGCACAGGCAGAAAAGATGTCTGCAATAGGTCAGTTGGCCGCCGGTATCGCTCATGAGATAAATAACCCAATTGGAGGTATAATGAACTGCCTCTATAACATCCGCAATAAAAGACTTCCGCAGGGAAGGGAAACGATGTATCTTAAGTCTATGGAAGACGGGATTCAGCGGGTACAGAGGACTGTCGAACAGCTCCTGGATTTTTCACAGCAGCATGAGCCCAGGCTGTTGGCTGTGGACATAAATGGTCTTGTTGATGATGTCATGTCACTAATGAGCTATGCTGTGATACAGAGAAATATCCGTCTCCGAAAAGAATTTGATTCAAGCCTTCCGAAGATGATGATTGATCAGCATAAGATAGGGCAGGTTGTCATGAACATGCTGTTAAATGCCGTTCAGGCGGTGAAGGATGAAGGTGAGGTGGTAGTCAGGACATTTTCTGAGCAGAACTGGTGTTGTATTACTGTTTCTGATAACGGAGGAGGTATACCTTCGTATATACTACCCAGGATATTTGATCCGTTCTTTACTACAAAGGATGTGGGGAAGGGGACAGGTCTTGGCCTGGCAGTAAGTCTTGGCATAGTGGAGAAACACTCAGGTAGGATTGAGGTCAGGAGTGAAGAGGGTAAGGGTGCTGTTTTTACTATTAAGCTTCCTATGAAACAGACATGA
- a CDS encoding nitrate reductase subunit alpha translates to MATWIQDIVDPSKRGWEEFYRNRWQYDKTVRSTHGNNCTGGCSWMVYVKDGIITWELQATDYEAIDDKVPPYEPRGCQRGISASWYVYSPVRVKYPYIRGPLLDAWKDARSKHADPVDAWKSIVDNAELHKKIKWSRGKGGFRRSTWDMCAEIITAAQIHTIKTYGPDRNISFSPIPAMSQISYSSGARYHQLMGGVSLSFYDYYTDLPNSHPQVWGEQTDVCESADWYNTGYVVITGATPNRTRTADCHYVSELRIGGAKVVVCAPDYSEVAKYADLWIPVKTGSDGALWMGINHVITKEFYIDRQVPYFINYVKQYTDLPHLIKFRKAKNGYEGGRLLRASDLKEYAETDNPDWKFAMWDTKANKAKVVYGGMGFRYPKRHESEGKWNTMIKDEKSGEKFDPALTLIDSKDGALECAFYELDTGEVYKRQVPFKYVETKEGKIPVTTIFDLFVSHLGVARPGLSGDFARNYDDDKGFSPAWQEKYTGIGRDTILQVAREFASNAEVTKGRSMVISGASSNHWYHSDLIYRSFIGALMLCGSIGRNGGGQNHYVGQEKLAAFDAWGQFAHSLDWIRPPRLQNTPSFWYINTQMWKYDSKITDYVPVPDPSVLDYEHCADYQIRAVRMGHLPWYPQFNKSSIALADEAQKSGAKTDAEIVDYTVKQLKSGALQFAVEDPDAPENWPRVWMIWRGNALGSSARGQEYFFKFLLGTHHNMDCTEVAKPHLKEMKYRESPLGKLDLLCDLNMRMNTTPTYCDIVMPAAHWYEKEDINSTDLHSYYVPMGAGVQPNWEAKSDWDAFQFLALKFSELAKKHLPRPMKDVVATPLAHDSPGEIAQPALNGIEDWKKGQCEAIPGVTMPNLNVVTRDFVNLYNRQVSIGPNQKGKYGFHGVMVDGKKYYDQYMANEHIRKHEFDGEKYICIKDAKEVANAIMHFSALTNGQVNFEAWEIEEHHTGLHAEQYVEAKDSAKAIFGEEIKTSEHWHGLADELAGPTKDVRISYEDIVAQPKRWLTAPVWTGIVLNKRTYSAYCLQTEYMIPWRTLTGRQHFYLDHPEYFNFGESLPTHKYKLDPNKMNELVKSDKSGALVLNFITPHGKWQIHSTHYDNLRMLTLSRGGNSIWINDKDAESVGIQDNDWVEAYNDNGIFCCRSVVSARIPSGVAFAYHSQERTVNVPKSEQREKRRGGFHNSLTRQRLKLPTLSTGGYGQFSYGFNAWGPIPIIRDTNVLVRRMKNQEVKW, encoded by the coding sequence ATGGCTACATGGATTCAGGATATAGTTGACCCCTCAAAAAGGGGTTGGGAAGAGTTTTACAGGAACCGTTGGCAGTATGACAAAACTGTCAGAAGCACACACGGTAACAACTGCACAGGTGGATGCAGTTGGATGGTCTATGTTAAAGACGGAATAATAACATGGGAACTTCAGGCTACAGATTATGAGGCAATTGATGATAAGGTGCCGCCTTATGAACCAAGGGGTTGTCAGAGAGGTATTTCCGCATCATGGTATGTTTACAGCCCGGTAAGGGTGAAGTATCCATATATCCGCGGCCCTCTTCTTGATGCATGGAAAGATGCAAGGTCAAAGCATGCAGATCCGGTAGATGCATGGAAGAGTATCGTTGATAATGCTGAACTCCACAAGAAGATCAAATGGTCGAGGGGTAAGGGTGGATTCAGGAGGAGTACATGGGATATGTGCGCTGAGATAATAACAGCTGCACAGATTCATACCATCAAGACATACGGTCCGGACAGAAACATCAGTTTTTCACCTATTCCGGCTATGTCTCAGATAAGTTATTCATCAGGAGCGAGATATCATCAGCTAATGGGTGGTGTAAGTCTGAGCTTCTATGATTACTACACAGATCTGCCAAATTCACATCCTCAGGTCTGGGGTGAGCAGACAGATGTGTGTGAGAGCGCAGACTGGTATAACACCGGTTATGTAGTTATCACAGGCGCAACCCCGAACAGGACCAGGACCGCGGATTGTCATTATGTTTCCGAGCTGCGCATCGGCGGTGCAAAGGTCGTAGTTTGTGCGCCGGATTACTCAGAGGTTGCCAAGTATGCTGATCTCTGGATTCCTGTCAAGACCGGTTCTGATGGCGCTTTATGGATGGGAATCAATCATGTAATAACCAAGGAATTCTATATTGACCGTCAGGTACCGTATTTCATTAATTATGTGAAACAGTACACTGACCTTCCACACCTTATTAAGTTCCGTAAGGCCAAGAACGGTTATGAGGGCGGGCGCCTCCTCAGGGCAAGTGATCTGAAGGAGTATGCCGAGACTGATAACCCTGACTGGAAATTTGCCATGTGGGATACAAAGGCCAACAAGGCAAAGGTTGTATATGGAGGAATGGGTTTCCGTTATCCCAAGAGACATGAGAGTGAGGGTAAGTGGAACACCATGATAAAGGATGAGAAGTCCGGTGAGAAGTTTGATCCTGCACTGACTCTTATTGACAGTAAAGATGGAGCGCTTGAATGTGCATTTTATGAACTGGATACCGGTGAAGTCTACAAGAGACAGGTGCCGTTCAAATATGTAGAGACAAAAGAGGGCAAGATCCCTGTTACTACTATATTTGACCTCTTTGTATCGCATCTTGGTGTTGCTCGTCCGGGACTCAGCGGTGACTTTGCAAGAAACTATGATGATGATAAGGGCTTTTCACCCGCTTGGCAGGAGAAGTATACCGGAATAGGCCGCGACACCATTCTTCAGGTTGCAAGGGAATTTGCATCCAATGCTGAGGTCACAAAGGGACGGTCTATGGTCATCAGCGGTGCGAGCAGTAACCACTGGTACCATTCAGACCTTATCTACAGGTCATTCATTGGTGCGCTTATGTTGTGCGGAAGTATTGGCAGAAACGGCGGCGGGCAGAACCACTATGTGGGACAGGAGAAGCTTGCCGCATTTGACGCATGGGGGCAGTTTGCCCATTCACTCGACTGGATCAGGCCGCCACGTCTTCAGAATACACCAAGTTTCTGGTATATCAATACTCAGATGTGGAAGTATGACTCAAAGATCACGGATTATGTGCCTGTTCCTGATCCGAGTGTCCTTGATTATGAGCATTGCGCTGATTATCAGATCAGGGCAGTCAGGATGGGGCATCTTCCGTGGTATCCTCAGTTTAACAAGAGCAGTATTGCACTGGCTGATGAGGCACAGAAGTCGGGCGCCAAGACAGATGCAGAGATCGTAGATTATACAGTTAAACAGTTGAAGAGCGGCGCACTTCAGTTTGCAGTTGAAGATCCGGATGCTCCGGAGAACTGGCCAAGGGTATGGATGATATGGCGCGGTAATGCACTTGGATCAAGTGCAAGAGGTCAGGAATATTTCTTCAAGTTCCTGCTCGGCACGCATCATAACATGGATTGTACTGAGGTGGCTAAGCCTCATCTGAAAGAGATGAAATACAGGGAGAGTCCGCTTGGTAAACTGGACCTGCTTTGTGATCTCAATATGCGTATGAATACTACACCGACATACTGCGATATCGTAATGCCGGCAGCACACTGGTATGAGAAGGAGGATATCAACTCAACAGATCTTCACTCCTACTATGTGCCAATGGGCGCAGGTGTGCAGCCGAACTGGGAGGCAAAGAGCGACTGGGATGCATTTCAGTTCCTTGCACTTAAGTTCTCCGAGCTTGCAAAGAAGCATCTTCCAAGGCCGATGAAGGACGTTGTTGCAACACCGCTTGCGCATGATTCACCAGGTGAGATTGCACAGCCTGCGCTGAACGGGATTGAAGATTGGAAAAAGGGGCAGTGCGAGGCGATACCTGGAGTGACCATGCCAAACCTCAATGTGGTTACCAGAGATTTTGTAAATCTCTATAACAGGCAGGTTTCAATTGGTCCTAATCAGAAGGGCAAATATGGCTTCCACGGTGTCATGGTGGATGGCAAGAAATACTATGACCAGTACATGGCTAATGAGCATATACGCAAGCATGAGTTTGATGGTGAGAAGTATATCTGCATTAAGGATGCCAAAGAGGTTGCTAATGCGATTATGCATTTTTCGGCGTTGACCAATGGTCAGGTAAATTTTGAGGCATGGGAGATAGAAGAGCACCATACGGGTCTGCATGCAGAGCAGTATGTGGAGGCTAAAGATTCTGCCAAGGCAATATTCGGTGAGGAGATTAAAACAAGCGAACACTGGCACGGTCTCGCTGACGAGCTGGCAGGTCCTACAAAGGATGTGAGGATCTCCTATGAGGATATCGTAGCACAGCCCAAGAGGTGGCTTACCGCTCCAGTCTGGACCGGGATAGTCCTTAATAAGCGTACATACAGCGCTTACTGTCTGCAGACTGAGTACATGATACCATGGAGGACACTGACAGGCCGTCAGCACTTCTATCTGGATCATCCGGAATACTTTAATTTTGGAGAGTCCCTGCCTACTCACAAATACAAGCTGGATCCAAACAAGATGAATGAGCTTGTAAAAAGTGATAAGAGTGGCGCTTTGGTGCTCAATTTTATTACGCCGCATGGTAAGTGGCAGATCCATTCCACTCACTATGACAACCTGAGAATGTTGACTCTCTCACGCGGGGGTAACTCGATCTGGATCAACGACAAGGATGCAGAGAGCGTAGGTATCCAGGACAACGACTGGGTCGAGGCTTATAACGACAATGGTATTTTCTGCTGCAGGTCGGTTGTCAGTGCAAGGATACCATCAGGCGTTGCATTTGCCTATCACTCACAGGAGAGAACTGTTAATGTCCCTAAATCAGAGCAGAGAGAGAAGAGAAGGGGTGGTTTCCATAACAGTCTGACGAGACAGAGACTGAAGCTCCCGACACTGAGTACAGGTGGTTACGGTCAGTTCTCTTATGGATTTAACGCCTGGGGACCAATACCAATCATCAGGGATACAAATGTCCTTGTGAGAAGAATGAAGAATCAGGAGGTGAAGTGGTAA
- the mtaB gene encoding tRNA (N(6)-L-threonylcarbamoyladenosine(37)-C(2))-methylthiotransferase MtaB, whose translation MQRIAFSTLGCRINQFDTAMMQSSVTCNNDYSIVSFDEEADIYVINTCSVTEKSDSESRRIVRLALKKNRKARIVVTGCYAQTNPQKIAKIPGVSLVLGNNEKQKVKDYLSINPDTVMDTSQNVHVSDIFKTSSMHMSAIEWFQQKTRAILKIQDGCDSRCSYCIVPFARGGSRSLSTDDVIRQVGGLCISDYKEIVLSGVHLGGYGRDLSPKTSLYSVIRRILSETKIERIRLSSIEPLEVSDELIELIAEEERICRHFHIPLQSGDNDILRRMNRNYGVENYEELILKIKDKIRDAGIGCDVIVGYPGEKDIHFKNTYRFIERLPLTYLHVFSFSPREGTAAFGQKETVNGNEKEERSKTLRNLSVEKNMNFKIAHVGKIVEVLIENNRDTETGLLKGYTGNYLRVMIQAYESSSSCINQIVRVQITDVTGDNLSGELCG comes from the coding sequence TTGCAGAGGATTGCCTTTTCTACCCTTGGATGCAGGATAAATCAATTTGATACCGCAATGATGCAGTCATCAGTAACATGTAATAATGACTACAGCATTGTATCTTTTGATGAAGAGGCTGATATTTACGTCATAAACACCTGCTCTGTTACGGAAAAAAGCGACTCTGAATCAAGGCGGATAGTAAGACTGGCGTTGAAAAAGAACAGAAAAGCCCGCATTGTTGTGACGGGTTGTTATGCTCAGACGAATCCGCAGAAAATTGCAAAGATACCGGGTGTTTCATTAGTCCTTGGTAATAATGAGAAACAGAAAGTAAAGGATTATTTAAGTATTAATCCCGATACGGTAATGGATACAAGTCAAAATGTCCATGTCAGTGATATATTCAAGACATCATCCATGCACATGTCTGCAATTGAATGGTTTCAGCAAAAAACGCGTGCAATTTTAAAGATCCAGGATGGCTGCGATAGCAGATGCTCATATTGTATTGTTCCATTTGCGAGAGGGGGGAGTCGCAGCCTTTCTACTGATGATGTCATAAGGCAGGTGGGTGGATTATGCATCAGCGATTATAAGGAGATTGTTCTAAGTGGCGTACATCTCGGCGGATATGGCAGAGACCTTTCTCCGAAGACATCGCTCTATTCAGTTATAAGGAGGATTCTGTCAGAAACGAAGATAGAGAGAATAAGGCTCTCTTCGATAGAACCGCTGGAGGTATCTGATGAATTGATTGAACTAATTGCAGAAGAAGAACGTATTTGCAGGCATTTTCATATACCTCTTCAGAGCGGTGATAACGATATCCTTCGCAGGATGAACAGAAACTATGGTGTTGAAAATTATGAAGAGCTGATACTGAAAATTAAGGATAAGATTCGGGATGCCGGCATTGGATGTGATGTAATTGTAGGTTATCCCGGAGAAAAAGATATCCATTTTAAGAATACGTACAGATTTATTGAAAGGCTGCCATTGACATATCTCCATGTCTTTTCTTTTTCGCCAAGAGAGGGGACTGCAGCATTTGGGCAGAAGGAGACGGTGAATGGCAATGAAAAAGAAGAGAGAAGTAAGACGCTGAGGAATCTTAGTGTTGAGAAAAATATGAATTTTAAGATTGCACATGTTGGAAAAATTGTTGAAGTTCTGATTGAAAATAATAGGGATACGGAGACAGGGCTGCTCAAAGGATATACCGGAAATTACCTGCGGGTTATGATACAGGCTTATGAAAGTTCTTCTTCGTGCATTAATCAGATTGTCAGGGTTCAAATAACAGATGTAACAGGTGATAATTTGTCAGGCGAGTTGTGTGGATGA
- a CDS encoding sigma-54-dependent Fis family transcriptional regulator — translation MYKIPEVLIIDDEPLMRISISDALKAEGYNVASAATGSDGLKAIKDASYDVVITDLRLPEVDGVQILKACRQISPNTKVLMITAYGSVDTAVEAMKIGAYDYITKPFSMDELILTVKRLIELRDLEDENLYLKDKIGERYDFSGIIGRSEKMLDIFEKIKIIAPTDTTVLITGESGTGKELVANAMHFNSLRKNEAFIKVSCAALPETLLEAELFGHERGAFTGALKLKKGRFELAHKGTLFLDEIGEINQTVQVKLLRVLQEHEFERLGGTSTISVDVRIIGATQRDLKKEVQKGNFREDLYYRLNVVPVQLPPLRDRKEDILLLMEHFLKVYSKQMNKPLKGICLEAREFMLKYDFPGNIRELENAVKRAVTLSRDKEIQPWDLPEDICTICRESGNMGKKLNYSETLPTAISLFEKQYISRVLEETRGNKTLASKVLGISRKTLWEKSRSYGLMKKEEDIDESDNL, via the coding sequence GTGTACAAGATACCGGAAGTTCTGATAATTGATGATGAGCCGTTGATGCGCATATCTATAAGCGATGCGCTCAAGGCGGAAGGATATAATGTTGCAAGCGCTGCAACGGGCAGTGATGGATTGAAGGCGATAAAGGATGCATCGTATGATGTTGTGATTACAGACCTTCGGCTGCCGGAAGTGGATGGAGTTCAGATATTGAAGGCCTGCAGACAGATATCTCCCAACACGAAGGTGTTGATGATTACTGCCTATGGCTCAGTGGATACTGCTGTAGAGGCGATGAAGATAGGTGCCTATGACTACATAACAAAGCCGTTTTCTATGGATGAACTTATCCTGACTGTGAAAAGGCTGATCGAGTTGAGAGATCTTGAAGATGAGAATTTATATCTGAAGGATAAGATTGGGGAGAGGTATGACTTTAGCGGAATAATAGGCAGGAGCGAGAAGATGCTGGACATCTTTGAAAAGATTAAGATAATAGCGCCGACAGATACGACGGTACTCATTACAGGGGAAAGCGGTACCGGGAAGGAGCTTGTGGCTAACGCCATGCACTTCAATAGCCTGAGGAAGAACGAGGCGTTCATTAAGGTCAGCTGTGCTGCACTTCCTGAGACTCTTCTTGAAGCTGAATTGTTCGGCCATGAAAGGGGTGCATTTACTGGTGCATTGAAGCTCAAGAAGGGCAGGTTTGAACTTGCACATAAAGGCACGCTTTTTCTTGATGAAATCGGCGAGATAAACCAGACTGTCCAGGTGAAACTGCTACGGGTTCTCCAGGAGCATGAATTTGAAAGGCTTGGAGGTACCAGCACTATCAGCGTAGATGTCAGGATTATAGGTGCAACGCAGAGAGATCTGAAGAAGGAAGTGCAGAAGGGTAATTTCCGGGAGGATCTCTATTACCGTTTGAATGTTGTTCCGGTACAATTGCCTCCATTAAGGGACCGCAAGGAAGATATCCTTCTGTTGATGGAGCATTTCTTGAAAGTATATTCAAAGCAGATGAACAAGCCCTTGAAGGGGATATGTCTGGAGGCAAGAGAATTTATGTTAAAGTACGATTTTCCGGGAAACATCAGGGAGCTTGAGAATGCTGTCAAGAGAGCGGTTACCTTATCGAGGGATAAAGAAATTCAACCATGGGATCTGCCGGAAGATATATGCACCATTTGCAGAGAAAGCGGTAACATGGGAAAGAAGCTCAATTACTCAGAGACCCTTCCAACCGCCATTTCTCTTTTTGAAAAACAATATATCTCAAGGGTTCTTGAGGAGACCAGGGGGAATAAGACCCTCGCCTCTAAAGTCCTTGGTATATCGAGAAAAACCTTATGGGAGAAATCCAGGTCGTATGGTTTAATGAAAAAAGAAGAAGATATTGATGAAAGTGATAACTTGTAA
- the radC gene encoding DNA repair protein RadC: MAGPEHLSAAQLLAIVLRTGSEGKSALELAMEVLQHYSDLSAIAGATIHELCSIKGIGPAKAAQIKAAIEIGKRASSFPLNRKVRILSSKDVYNVYRHYLPYYQGLKKETFRLLMLDGKNRIFADYLVSEGCLTSSIVHPREVYIQAIRNSAASVIFLHNHPSGDPSPSPEDVDITKRLVAAGDLIGIKVLDHIIMGEKEYVSFADKGLL; this comes from the coding sequence ATGGCCGGTCCCGAACATCTTTCAGCCGCACAATTGCTTGCAATTGTGCTCCGTACAGGTAGTGAAGGGAAGAGCGCTTTAGAACTTGCCATGGAGGTTTTACAGCATTACAGTGATTTAAGCGCTATTGCCGGGGCTACCATACACGAGCTCTGTTCCATCAAGGGAATTGGGCCGGCTAAGGCTGCACAAATAAAGGCCGCCATAGAAATCGGTAAAAGGGCATCTTCATTCCCGCTCAACAGGAAGGTTCGCATCCTCTCAAGCAAGGATGTCTATAATGTCTACCGCCATTATTTACCATATTATCAGGGGCTAAAAAAAGAGACCTTCAGATTGCTTATGCTTGATGGAAAGAACAGGATCTTTGCCGACTACCTTGTGTCGGAAGGATGTCTGACATCAAGCATTGTCCATCCGAGGGAGGTCTATATTCAGGCGATAAGGAACTCAGCTGCGTCAGTAATCTTCCTTCATAACCACCCGAGCGGGGATCCGTCACCAAGTCCGGAGGATGTTGATATAACAAAAAGGCTGGTAGCTGCAGGTGATCTAATAGGGATTAAGGTGCTCGATCATATAATCATGGGTGAGAAGGAGTATGTAAGCTTTGCAGACAAGGGACTTTTGTAA
- a CDS encoding TrkA C-terminal domain-containing protein — protein sequence MEIAITMSENTRIAKLLYQIFELQKKVDRIYIKTGKIVHELHPLPVSEIADHEKVRDNISRLKSLKSDIHNIEKEINLLREERIKSKLEELTRYMRRGGYTIEEFIVAPNSSAISKTSLELILPEGGIVVAIIHNEKFNLPQDMIKLFEGDRVFVLGTMNTIMESATIFSSSTQLA from the coding sequence ATGGAAATAGCAATTACCATGAGCGAGAACACCCGGATTGCAAAACTCCTTTACCAGATATTTGAACTCCAGAAGAAAGTGGACAGGATATATATAAAGACGGGGAAAATTGTTCATGAACTGCACCCCCTTCCGGTTTCTGAAATAGCGGACCATGAAAAAGTCAGAGACAATATATCCAGACTCAAATCACTCAAGTCAGACATTCACAATATAGAAAAGGAGATAAACCTTTTAAGAGAAGAGCGGATAAAATCAAAGCTCGAAGAATTAACAAGATATATGAGACGCGGAGGATATACAATCGAAGAGTTTATTGTTGCACCAAACTCCTCTGCAATAAGTAAAACCTCTTTAGAGCTGATTCTTCCAGAGGGCGGAATAGTTGTTGCCATCATTCATAATGAAAAGTTTAACCTGCCTCAGGACATGATAAAACTTTTCGAAGGAGACAGGGTCTTTGTCCTGGGTACTATGAATACTATCATGGAGTCCGCAACAATATTTTCCTCATCCACACAACTCGCCTGA